The following proteins come from a genomic window of Hymenobacter canadensis:
- a CDS encoding EamA family transporter: protein MWWIYALLSAFFAALTAVLAKIGIRGVDSNLATAVRTVVVLVLAWGVVYFRGGLAEVHTLTRTNLLFLGLSGLATGLSWIFYFRALQLGNVSQVAPVDKLSVALAIGLSVLFLGEKLTWQTGLGAGLIVAGTLVLILK, encoded by the coding sequence ATGTGGTGGATCTATGCGTTACTATCGGCCTTTTTCGCGGCCCTGACGGCTGTGCTGGCCAAAATCGGGATTCGGGGCGTTGACTCCAACCTGGCTACGGCGGTGCGCACGGTGGTGGTGCTGGTGCTGGCCTGGGGCGTGGTGTATTTCCGCGGCGGGCTGGCCGAAGTGCATACGCTCACCCGCACCAATCTGCTGTTTCTGGGGCTGTCGGGGCTGGCTACCGGGCTGTCGTGGATCTTCTACTTCCGGGCGCTGCAGCTTGGCAATGTGTCGCAGGTGGCGCCGGTGGATAAGCTGAGCGTGGCGCTGGCCATCGGGCTGTCGGTACTGTTTCTGGGCGAAAAGCTGACGTGGCAGACCGGGCTGGGAGCGGGCCTGATAGTGGCGGGTACGCTGGTCCTGATTCTGAAGTGA
- the cphA gene encoding cyanophycin synthetase has translation MKIIDLRTMRGPSFWSVKHYKLIVLKVDMQELADSWSNNFPALAERLPQLLPELGQPQPNEAGKAAHKHPPLTAEQLQDGEPLGHVIQHVALALQRMAGMPVYWGKSYPAHQEGVEFVVFSYQEERAGRMAAEAAVQLVEDLCEGRDVNVKAIVDELHEIREEEFFGPSTWSIVSEAASRNIPYIQLKNSSIIQLGYGVNQKRIWATTTSYTSHAGVEVAGNKNRTKAMLKDSGVPVPNGTTVYSEDGLRDAIEELGFPIVTKPLNGNHGKGATIRIMNWDDAVEGFKAAQQYSRAVIVEQFIQGDDYRMLVVAGKLIAVAKRTPAAVKGDGSSTIQQLIDKVNEDPRRGFGHEKVLTSIKADQHTIDLLKNQELTLDSVLPAGQEMYLKSTANISTGGTATDVTDLVHPYNLLLAERVAGIVGLDICGIDLLTSDIAIPLNETRGAVIEVNAAPGFRMHISPTEGLPRNVAAPVVDMLFPQGSTARVPIFAVTGTNGKTTTTQLLAHIVASKGYKVGHTTTNGIYIQGVQLQSGDCTGGQSAEFVLKDPTVNFAVLETARGGMLRSGLGFHTCDVAVVTNVAADHLGMRDIYTVEEMAAVKGVLPRTVRKNGWAVLNADDDLVYAMREKLECRVALFSMNEHSPRIREHAENGGLAAVYEEGYITIYKNSYKLRIDRAAEFPITLGGRATFNIENSLAAALACYCYGFDKDDIKLALRTFVPSATKTPGRMNVYKFPTFEVIVDYAHNTHGIEKFAQFLDATEATHKVGVISGLGDRRDEDTLGFSRIAGRIFDEIVLRQDRDLRGKTAEQLREIMERGLRLDAPEVPITYIENEMDAIDHVLATAKPGSVVVMFTENIAATLKKLDDFEASLAQ, from the coding sequence ATGAAGATTATTGACCTCCGCACCATGCGCGGGCCCAGCTTTTGGTCCGTCAAGCACTACAAGCTGATTGTCCTGAAAGTAGATATGCAGGAATTGGCCGACTCCTGGTCGAACAATTTTCCGGCTCTGGCGGAGCGCCTCCCGCAGCTGCTGCCTGAGCTGGGCCAGCCTCAGCCCAACGAGGCCGGCAAAGCCGCCCACAAGCACCCGCCCCTCACGGCCGAGCAGCTGCAGGACGGTGAGCCGCTGGGCCACGTAATTCAGCACGTGGCGCTGGCGCTGCAGCGCATGGCGGGCATGCCCGTGTACTGGGGCAAGTCGTACCCGGCGCATCAGGAAGGGGTGGAGTTTGTGGTGTTCAGCTACCAAGAAGAGCGCGCCGGCCGCATGGCTGCCGAAGCCGCCGTGCAGCTGGTAGAAGACCTCTGCGAGGGCCGCGACGTGAACGTGAAGGCCATTGTGGATGAGTTGCACGAAATCCGGGAAGAGGAGTTTTTTGGCCCCAGCACATGGAGCATCGTGTCGGAAGCGGCTTCGCGCAACATTCCGTATATCCAGCTCAAGAACAGCAGCATCATTCAGCTCGGCTACGGGGTAAACCAGAAGCGCATCTGGGCCACCACCACCAGCTACACCTCGCACGCCGGGGTGGAGGTGGCCGGTAATAAGAACCGCACTAAGGCTATGCTCAAGGACTCGGGCGTGCCCGTGCCCAACGGCACCACCGTGTACTCGGAGGACGGCCTCCGCGACGCCATAGAAGAACTGGGTTTTCCCATCGTGACCAAGCCGCTCAACGGCAACCACGGCAAGGGTGCTACCATCCGCATCATGAACTGGGACGATGCCGTGGAAGGCTTCAAGGCGGCTCAGCAATACTCCCGCGCCGTCATCGTGGAGCAGTTCATCCAGGGCGACGACTACCGCATGCTGGTGGTAGCGGGCAAGCTGATTGCGGTGGCCAAGCGCACCCCGGCCGCCGTGAAGGGCGACGGCAGCAGCACCATTCAGCAGCTGATCGACAAAGTCAACGAAGACCCGCGCCGCGGCTTCGGCCACGAAAAGGTGCTCACCAGCATCAAAGCCGACCAGCACACCATTGACCTGCTGAAAAACCAGGAGCTGACGCTGGACAGCGTGTTGCCGGCCGGCCAGGAAATGTACCTGAAGAGCACCGCCAACATCAGCACCGGCGGTACCGCCACTGACGTTACGGACCTCGTGCATCCCTACAACCTGCTGCTCGCGGAGCGCGTAGCTGGCATTGTGGGCCTCGACATCTGCGGCATCGACCTGCTGACCTCCGACATTGCCATTCCGCTCAACGAGACGCGCGGTGCCGTAATTGAGGTGAATGCCGCCCCCGGCTTCCGGATGCACATTTCTCCTACGGAAGGGTTGCCGCGCAACGTGGCTGCCCCGGTGGTAGACATGCTGTTTCCGCAGGGCAGCACCGCCCGCGTGCCCATCTTCGCCGTGACTGGCACCAACGGCAAAACCACCACCACGCAGCTGCTGGCGCACATCGTGGCCTCCAAAGGCTACAAAGTGGGCCACACCACCACCAACGGCATCTACATCCAGGGCGTGCAGCTGCAAAGCGGCGACTGCACCGGCGGCCAGAGCGCCGAGTTTGTGCTGAAAGACCCGACCGTAAACTTCGCGGTGCTGGAAACGGCCCGCGGCGGTATGCTCCGCTCGGGCCTGGGCTTCCATACCTGCGACGTGGCCGTGGTGACCAACGTGGCGGCTGACCACCTGGGCATGCGCGACATCTACACGGTAGAGGAAATGGCCGCCGTGAAAGGCGTGTTGCCCCGCACCGTGCGGAAAAACGGCTGGGCTGTGCTCAACGCCGACGACGACCTGGTGTACGCCATGCGCGAGAAGCTGGAGTGCCGGGTGGCCCTGTTCAGCATGAACGAGCATAGCCCCCGCATCCGGGAGCACGCCGAAAACGGCGGATTGGCGGCCGTGTACGAGGAAGGCTACATCACCATCTACAAAAACAGCTACAAGCTGCGCATCGACCGGGCCGCGGAGTTCCCCATCACGCTGGGTGGCCGGGCCACGTTCAACATTGAAAACTCGCTGGCGGCGGCCCTGGCCTGCTACTGCTACGGCTTCGACAAGGACGATATCAAGCTGGCCCTGCGCACGTTTGTGCCGTCGGCTACCAAAACGCCGGGCCGCATGAACGTGTACAAGTTCCCGACCTTCGAGGTGATTGTGGACTATGCCCACAACACCCACGGCATCGAGAAATTTGCTCAGTTCCTGGACGCCACTGAGGCTACTCACAAAGTCGGCGTCATCTCGGGCCTCGGCGACCGGCGCGACGAAGACACGCTGGGTTTCTCGCGCATCGCCGGCCGCATCTTCGATGAGATTGTGCTGCGCCAGGACCGCGACCTGCGCGGCAAGACCGCCGAGCAGCTCCGCGAAATCATGGAGCGCGGCCTGCGCCTCGACGCGCCGGAGGTGCCCATTACGTACATTGAAAACGAGATGGACGCCATCGACCACGTGCTGGCCACCGCCAAGCCCGGCTCGGTAGTCGTGATGTTCACGGAAAATATTGCCGCCACCCTGAAAAAGCTCGACGATTTCGAGGCCTCTTTGGCGCAATAA
- a CDS encoding phosphatase PAP2 family protein, with protein MKAVLSRWALVVALATAPLAQTVAQVAPVPADTTRKFENPGGVPAAVKQPWYKGKLVKATIVPAVLIGYGAYTFNGGGFYTNQQANRDIHRLFPTYRTRLDDLLILAPYVELGVVALAGVESRNDRLNVGLVVLKSELFMLGTVFAVKNLTRETRPDGSDNLSFPSGHTAQAFLAASIVHTEFRDKSQWYGVGAYTIATSVAALRMINNKHWQSDVVAGAGFGILAAHVGYLTHRNRWGRKPGLPKGMSLTPTWQPGGGMGMGMVWNLQ; from the coding sequence ATGAAAGCAGTCTTATCTCGCTGGGCGCTGGTGGTTGCGTTGGCTACTGCCCCGCTTGCCCAAACGGTAGCCCAGGTGGCGCCGGTGCCCGCCGACACTACCCGCAAGTTTGAAAACCCCGGCGGCGTGCCGGCCGCCGTGAAGCAGCCTTGGTACAAAGGCAAGCTGGTGAAAGCCACGATTGTGCCGGCCGTACTCATCGGCTATGGCGCGTACACCTTCAACGGCGGCGGCTTCTACACCAACCAGCAGGCCAACCGTGACATTCACCGCCTGTTCCCAACCTACCGCACCCGCCTCGATGACCTCTTGATTCTGGCGCCGTACGTGGAGCTGGGCGTAGTGGCGCTGGCCGGGGTGGAGTCGCGCAACGACCGGCTGAACGTGGGGCTGGTGGTGCTCAAGAGCGAGCTGTTCATGCTCGGAACGGTCTTCGCCGTGAAAAACCTCACCCGCGAAACTCGCCCCGATGGCTCCGACAACCTCTCCTTTCCTTCGGGGCACACGGCGCAGGCCTTCCTGGCCGCGAGCATCGTGCACACCGAGTTCCGCGACAAAAGCCAGTGGTACGGGGTGGGCGCCTACACCATTGCCACCAGCGTGGCGGCCCTGCGCATGATCAACAACAAGCACTGGCAGAGCGACGTGGTAGCGGGGGCCGGCTTCGGGATTCTGGCGGCGCACGTGGGCTACCTCACGCACCGTAACCGCTGGGGCCGCAAGCCGGGCCTGCCCAAGGGCATGAGCCTGACGCCAACGTGGCAGCCCGGGGGCGGCATGGGTATGGGCATGGTCTGGAACCTGCAATAG